In the Acomys russatus chromosome 11, mAcoRus1.1, whole genome shotgun sequence genome, one interval contains:
- the Ybey gene encoding endoribonuclease YbeY, protein MSLVIKNLQRVVPIRRVPLRRKMDLVRSILGVKKFDLGIICVDNKNIQHINRIYRNKNVPTDVLSFPFHENLKAGEFPQPSSPDDYNLGDIFLGVEYIFQQCKESEDFYNILTVTATHGLCHLLGFTHSSEAEWQKVGVVPVPEAVCYPRRSP, encoded by the exons ATGAGTTTGGTGATTAAGAATCTGCAGCGGGTGGTCCCCATCAGAAGAGTGCCACTTCGCAGGAAGATGGATTTGGTCAGGAGTATTTTAGGAGTGAAGAAATTTGACCTGGGCATCATCTGTGTTGacaacaaaaatattcaacaCATTAATAGGATCTACAGGAATAAAAATGTCCCAACTGATgtgctttctttcccatttcatgAG AACCTGAAAGCAGGTGAATTTCCTCAGCCATCCTCACCAGATGATTATAATTTGGGAGACATTTTCCTAGGAGTGGAGTATATCTTCCAGCAGTGTAAAGAAAGTGAGGATTTCTACAACATCCTGACG GTGACAGCCACCCATGGACTCTGTCATCTTCTGGGCTTCACCCACAGCTCCGAGGCTGAGTGGCAAAAGGTAGGAGTAGTCCCTGTGCCAGAGGCTGTATGCTACCCACGGAGGTCACCCTAA